One region of Anaeromyxobacter paludicola genomic DNA includes:
- the yfcF gene encoding glutathione transferase — MSELVLYGDANWHSPYAFSCYVALREKGLPFEYRTLSLEAGEHRAPDYQRESLTGRVPALRHGEFWLSESSAIDEYLEDVFPPPGHAGLYPAEPRQRARARQLQAFLRSDLLPLRVERPTSTVFGREAVEPLTPAGEEAARRLVAAAERLLSPGAAALFGDFGIADADLALMLQRLAANGDPLPERLLGYAAGIWQRPSVKGFIARELPPGR, encoded by the coding sequence ATGTCCGAGCTGGTCCTGTACGGCGACGCCAACTGGCACAGCCCCTACGCGTTCTCGTGCTACGTCGCGCTGCGCGAGAAGGGGCTCCCGTTCGAGTACCGCACCCTCTCGCTCGAGGCCGGCGAGCACCGGGCGCCCGACTACCAGCGCGAGTCGCTCACCGGGCGCGTGCCGGCCCTGCGCCACGGCGAGTTCTGGCTCTCCGAGTCGTCCGCCATCGACGAGTACCTGGAGGACGTCTTCCCGCCGCCCGGCCACGCCGGGCTCTACCCGGCGGAGCCGCGCCAGCGGGCCCGGGCGCGCCAGCTCCAGGCCTTCCTGCGCAGCGATCTCCTGCCGCTCCGGGTGGAGCGCCCCACCTCGACCGTCTTCGGCCGCGAGGCGGTCGAGCCGCTCACGCCCGCCGGCGAGGAGGCGGCGCGGAGGCTCGTGGCCGCGGCGGAGCGGCTCCTCTCGCCCGGCGCCGCCGCCCTGTTCGGCGACTTCGGCATCGCCGACGCCGACCTCGCGCTGATGCTCCAGCGGCTCGCCGCGAACGGCGATCCGCTGCCGGAGCGGCTCCTCGGCTACGCCGCCGGGATCTGGCAGCGCCCGTCGGTGAAGGGGTTCATCGCCCGCGAGCTGCCCCCGGGCCGGTAG
- a CDS encoding B12-binding domain-containing radical SAM protein, protein MSRVLFVVPPYDCWGVQVIGTWPPLQIAYLAAAAERAGCEARIYDAMSKGTTFDEVRAELASYRPDVVVTFDFLPVTGAISTATVPAALETLRLAKELDPRVTTVLGGPLPTFLFSEILKDPANRVDVVLRGEVEETFAELVPLLPSGGLDGVQGIAFRRGGEVVATPLRPHVAELDALRPAWHLVDWRDYHYKVEPYGRMAAMLTSRGCMMGCSFCSHRQFWRGDWRARHPEDVLREVRELVHVHGVEFITLIDPYPTHDRERWERILDLLIAARLPVKLLMETRVEDVLRDEALLPKYRDAGVIHMYLGAEGSSDEMLVSLNKGTTVDVNKRAVDLARAHDIVTEASFMIGGPTETWASVERTIAEAIRVDPDIAVFPVLTPMPFTPIHAQMKDRIRVTDWSKYNLATPIVEPFELSLEDVSVALGRCYMEFYARKMPQIVALPDGFKRRYMLSAFRAMMKGYRQHFSFLGLKMPRMHRGDA, encoded by the coding sequence ATGAGCAGGGTCCTCTTCGTCGTCCCGCCCTACGACTGCTGGGGTGTCCAGGTGATCGGCACCTGGCCCCCATTGCAGATCGCGTACCTGGCGGCCGCGGCCGAGCGCGCCGGGTGCGAGGCGCGCATCTACGACGCCATGAGCAAGGGGACCACCTTCGACGAGGTGCGTGCCGAGCTCGCGTCGTACCGGCCGGACGTGGTGGTGACCTTCGACTTCCTCCCGGTCACCGGGGCCATCAGCACGGCGACGGTGCCGGCGGCCCTCGAGACCCTCCGGCTCGCCAAGGAGCTCGACCCCCGGGTCACGACCGTCCTGGGCGGCCCGCTCCCCACCTTCCTGTTCTCCGAGATCCTGAAGGACCCGGCCAACCGGGTGGACGTGGTGCTCCGGGGGGAGGTGGAGGAGACCTTCGCCGAGCTGGTGCCGCTGCTGCCGTCCGGCGGGCTCGACGGCGTGCAGGGCATCGCCTTCCGCCGGGGCGGCGAGGTGGTCGCCACGCCGCTCCGGCCGCACGTCGCCGAGCTCGACGCGCTGCGGCCGGCCTGGCACCTCGTGGACTGGCGGGACTACCACTACAAGGTGGAGCCCTACGGGCGCATGGCGGCCATGCTCACCTCGCGCGGCTGCATGATGGGCTGCTCGTTCTGCAGCCACCGCCAGTTCTGGCGGGGCGACTGGCGCGCGCGGCACCCGGAGGACGTGCTGCGCGAGGTGCGCGAGCTGGTCCACGTCCACGGCGTGGAGTTCATCACGCTCATCGACCCGTACCCGACCCACGACCGCGAGCGCTGGGAGCGGATCCTCGACCTGCTCATCGCCGCGCGGCTCCCGGTGAAGCTCCTCATGGAGACGCGCGTGGAGGACGTGCTGCGGGACGAGGCCCTCCTCCCCAAGTACCGGGACGCGGGCGTGATCCACATGTACCTCGGCGCGGAGGGCAGCTCGGACGAGATGCTCGTCAGCCTGAACAAGGGCACCACCGTGGACGTGAACAAGCGGGCCGTGGACCTGGCGCGCGCGCACGACATCGTCACCGAGGCGTCGTTCATGATCGGCGGCCCCACCGAGACCTGGGCCTCGGTGGAGCGGACCATCGCCGAGGCGATCCGGGTCGATCCGGACATCGCGGTCTTCCCGGTGCTGACCCCGATGCCCTTCACGCCCATCCACGCGCAGATGAAGGACCGGATCCGGGTCACCGACTGGTCGAAGTACAACCTGGCGACGCCCATCGTCGAGCCGTTCGAGCTGTCGCTCGAGGACGTCTCGGTGGCGCTGGGCCGGTGCTACATGGAGTTCTACGCCCGGAAGATGCCCCAGATCGTCGCGCTGCCCGACGGCTTCAAGCGGCGCTACATGCTGAGCGCGTTCCGGGCCATGATGAAGGGCTACCGCCAGCACTTCTCCTTCCTCGGCCTGAAGATGCCGAGGATGCACCGCGGCGACGCCTAG
- a CDS encoding type IV pilus twitching motility protein PilT yields the protein MARLDPFFDRLQQSPAAELLFESGAGALLQLPGAAPQRLIQQPLTTAQIAGAFSELVPPELRAGFPQPGLTTFTHRAPAGPVQVTVENSGVSLRVTVVAGADAAEELAAANDPDDGADLAGAAGAPAPELAAPPAAAPARAFPEARAGDAGEPRQAMEALLQLMLERRASDLHLTSGCRPMLRVDGDITVLQDLAPLPHERLKELLFSIAPERNREEWERRKDTDFAHENPDARFRVNVFADRSGIGAVMRQIPAKILSAEDMGLSKHILDLCYLTKGLVLVTGPTGSGKSTTLAAMIDFINRNREDHIITIEDPIEFVHPNKRCLVNQREIGVHTDGFKSALRAALREDPDIVLVGELRDLETIAIAIETAETGHLVFGTLHTNTAPSTVDRIIDQFPTDRQAQIRMMLSESLKGVIAQTLCKKIGGGRAAAQEVLLCPSSVSNLIREGKTFQIPSVMQTARGQGMVTLNDALFELVKAKKVEPKEAWMKAVAKSEFKALLDRGGFPLELAGA from the coding sequence ATGGCCAGGCTCGACCCGTTCTTCGATCGTCTCCAGCAGTCCCCCGCCGCCGAGCTGCTCTTCGAGAGCGGCGCCGGCGCGCTCCTCCAGCTCCCCGGCGCGGCGCCCCAGCGGCTCATCCAGCAGCCGCTCACGACCGCGCAGATCGCCGGCGCCTTCTCCGAGCTGGTCCCGCCCGAGCTGCGAGCCGGCTTCCCGCAGCCGGGGCTCACCACCTTCACGCACCGCGCGCCGGCCGGGCCGGTGCAGGTGACGGTCGAGAACTCGGGGGTGTCGCTCCGGGTCACCGTGGTGGCCGGCGCGGACGCGGCGGAGGAGCTCGCCGCCGCCAACGACCCCGACGACGGCGCGGACCTGGCCGGCGCCGCGGGCGCCCCCGCGCCCGAGCTCGCGGCGCCGCCCGCGGCCGCGCCGGCGCGGGCCTTCCCCGAGGCGCGGGCCGGGGACGCCGGCGAGCCGCGCCAGGCCATGGAGGCGCTCCTCCAGCTTATGCTCGAGCGGCGCGCCAGCGACCTCCACCTCACGAGCGGCTGCCGCCCGATGCTGCGCGTGGACGGCGACATCACCGTCCTCCAGGACCTCGCGCCGCTGCCGCACGAGCGGCTCAAGGAGCTGCTGTTCTCGATCGCGCCGGAGCGCAACCGGGAGGAGTGGGAGCGGCGCAAGGACACCGACTTCGCCCACGAGAACCCGGACGCGCGCTTCCGCGTCAACGTCTTCGCCGACCGCTCCGGCATCGGGGCGGTGATGCGCCAGATCCCGGCCAAGATCCTGTCTGCCGAGGACATGGGGCTCTCGAAGCACATCCTCGACCTCTGCTACCTGACGAAGGGGCTCGTGCTCGTCACCGGGCCGACCGGCTCGGGCAAGTCCACCACCCTCGCGGCGATGATCGACTTCATCAACCGCAACCGCGAGGACCACATCATCACCATCGAGGATCCGATCGAGTTCGTGCACCCCAACAAGCGCTGCCTCGTGAACCAGCGCGAGATCGGGGTGCACACCGACGGCTTCAAGAGCGCGCTCCGGGCCGCGCTCCGCGAGGATCCGGACATCGTCCTCGTGGGCGAGCTGCGCGACCTCGAGACCATCGCCATCGCCATCGAGACCGCCGAGACCGGCCACCTCGTCTTCGGCACCCTGCACACCAACACCGCGCCGTCCACGGTGGATCGGATCATCGACCAGTTCCCCACCGACCGGCAGGCCCAGATCCGGATGATGCTGTCGGAGTCGCTGAAGGGCGTCATCGCCCAGACGCTCTGCAAGAAGATCGGCGGCGGCCGCGCCGCGGCGCAGGAGGTGCTGCTCTGCCCCTCGTCGGTCTCGAACCTCATCCGCGAGGGCAAGACCTTCCAGATCCCGAGCGTCATGCAGACCGCCCGGGGCCAGGGGATGGTCACCCTCAACGACGCCCTCTTCGAGCTCGTGAAGGCGAAGAAGGTCGAGCCCAAGGAGGCCTGGATGAAGGCGGTCGCCAAGTCCGAGTTCAAGGCGCTGCTCGACCGCGGCGGGTTCCCGCTGGAGCTCGCCGGGGCGTAG